The genomic interval TCCgacgtgaggtgaacatcctatgcaatcaatggtgattttgattgtagaaacccttaatcagggtacacttgattggaaagtgtttccGATGTCAAAAGaagtttcgatgtgtcatctcaatcacaccacactGATTCTTGGCATAGTTATCGAGTTAGtaagtttgatcagtccatgactctcactcaatcgGGATGTTGTtcgatggaaggattatagtacatgggaatcAGAAGTCCAAATAAGTTCTTAAAGAAGTTAGATTTCATTATTGGTAGAATCGTCCTAACATAATGTTAGTTGTCATTCAAGGTCTTTCGAGGTGCATTGagaagatggagagatcctcatcGTAGACTAAAGTGTTTAGTCAGCATCAAAGAGTTTAACATGTCTCTATTGCTGCATAGTAGTGAACGTAGAAGGTCACATGCATATCCGGGTGTAGTGGTTGACTAAGCGATGAAAGTTGTAAtcattattaagagttaatggtgtAACCGTTAAGAATTAACGAATCAGGTTCAATGATTAAACAAATAGGAACAATTGTCAAGAGTTGGCAAgcatgtcattaagagttaacttGGGTCTCGGTTTCATCATTAGATGATAAAagggtcattaagagttaatgacagGTTTAAATGCAATTTGTAGAAACTTGATAGAAACGATCGACCATTTACGTTGTAGAGGGTTGTGAATTTCAAGACTCGTTTTCTCGTTTCTACTTCggatgaaaaagaaagacaatGGGAGAATGATTAAGGGGATAGGGAGtgtttttttatgatttggGCTTGTCTCCGACTTATCACCTCTTTCTTTCCTTGGCTATTGTCGTAGCAAATACCCATCTAAGAATATGGTTGAAGGGTCAATAGTTTGTTCCACGTAAGCCACATCTTAGTATAGTGATCCCATGATAACATACATGGTGTTTTGAAATGAGATTGTATTCATGTTGCAcatccactacaaaaaatcaacgttttagtgacgaaaaatttcgtcgctaaaacatcaaattcTATCgcttaattttttagcgacggatttaatGACGGGTACCTTTCTATAGCTAAAAAAGGAGTCGCTGAAATTTAACGACgggtattttttagtgacgaaatcagCGACGGgattagcgacggggttgacccatcgctaaatttgaattattttattcaatttatttttattttttagcgatggggttgatcccgtcgctaaattttaatttttttatttaattttttttattttttagcaacgggtttagcccgtcgctaaatttaaattttttatttaactttttttattttttagcaataaaATTGACCTGTCactaattccgtcgctaaattcaaccccaaatttcaaaattcaacgtGCATCAGGCCCCGCGACCTCCCCTATGTGCGTCACGTGATTGCGTCTCTACTTGCCACGTGGCAACACTGGGATATTACTCCCCCAACTATTATTCTCAAGTTTTCTACCgaattcgaacccccaacctctcataACCAAGTTTCACATGTTAGTTAGCCGATTTGGAAGTCttcttatttattgttatacataaaatatatttatagtattctctttcaaatattttagaattatatttatacaccaaaatttcttaaacttagttaataatattaattttaatattaatgttaataaagggaaatgaatattaattttaattttatttcattattaattcaaataaaaatttattaattattattatattagcagtgaaaaattatgtttttattttaattttaatttgtaatatatttaaaaattattaatttaatttttactaatattaatattagtaaaaattattatgatatgtttaaatgtaaaatttttaatttttacttaatcttttttatttttgtagcgACGAGGTGACCTCGTcgctatattttgatttttttttttttattttttagcgacgggagcacctgtcgctaaatttaaattttttgatttaattttatttatgtattttttattttttattttttagcgactggATTGACccatcgttaaattttaatttttttatttatttatttttatttttagcgacggttggccctatcactaaattttaatttttttatttaattttttttattttttattttttagttacgAGATTGgcctcgttgctaaattttaattaatttatttatttttttaattttttagcgacggggcttTGCctgtagctaaattttaatttttttattttttagcgacggaattggcccagtcgctaaattttaattaattaattatttatttttatttcttagcgACGAGTTGACcagtcgttaaattttaattattttttttttttattttgtagcgaCGGGATTttgcccatcgctaaattttatttattttatttttttattttttattttttagcgacgagattggtcccgtcgctaaattttaattaatttatttttttaattttttaccgtaaattttaatttttttattttttagcgacgggttgagcccgtcactaaatttgaattattttatttaagttttttaaattttttttttagtgacggggttggtcccgttgctaaattttaatttttttatttttagtgactGAATTTCCAtcgataaatttaaaaattattttaaaaaattaacgacGGAATAATTTTGTTCCtaaattccattgctaaaatacatttttcttataatgatCATTGGTACCCATAAAATTGTGGTATGCTTTATTGAGTTCATCGCACTCATGTTTGTCTCAACTCTATTTGttgtgtgtttatttttttctctggAATAGTGGATCCAGAAACCTCTTGAGGGAAAGAGGTGGTCACCGACAACCACGGTAAGTGGTAAGCATGAGTAGTCAAGGCTTGACAACTGTTGAGTTCGAAAGCCTTACGATGCCATCATGTTAGGTTTACGTTTATGTTTAAGTTTTAAGGAACACACTGTTGTGCTGGCCTGAAGCTAGGAGCTCATTTGTAAGATTAAGTTTGAGTAGTGTACCGAGCTTAAGTTTCACTTGTATATAGGACTTTTGcaatgtatatgtatgtgtaggATGCATTATATGCTATGTATGCATAGAATATATCCAACTTGATTTGCATTCACAAGTGCAGAACATGAAAGAAACTCCTTTTCGCCATAACGCCATGTCCGAGGGGAGCACTCACCAAGGAAGGATTTCATCATTTCGGCTACTCATTTGCTTCCTTAGCTTGGTAAGTGAGAGAATTGTGCAATTTACAAACCCGATCACCCCTATGACCAATTCTTGATCATGATCAAACATTCTTCCCAGGAGGAAAGCCCTTTGCTCCCTGAGGCACCCTGGATCGGGTGGGGTGTTGCATAAAGCATAATTCAAACACAAGATAAAGACAATGAATTTGGTAGGTTACATGTATTAGACCTATCCTTAAAAAGCAAGTGTCAAAATTGTGTTTAATTTGCACAATTCTATACATTTGAAAGCAGCACCTTACGTGTTTGAAATGTGAACTCAATTCTTTAGTCTCAGTGATGCTTGGGTGACTATTCTATGCACTTAGGTTTAATGGatgattaataatgattaattatGTTGCCAATAAGTTGTTCTAAAAGGGTTCTCAGGAGTGGCTTGTGATCTCATGATCAGCTATTGTCACAACtatgatataatttattatttttttctctttgatgTATGGATATAATTGAGTCGCttcatttaaatatatcaatGTAACAAAATTTTGGGACTTATTtagttatagaaaatatatatatatattttttttttttgttttccaactCTAGATCTAATCTcatattgaataattaaaatcttttattagaaaataaaattagttttttattttttaattttatactatgaattagaaaacatcaaattaatgttttctaatttttttaaaaataaatgttatgacTTTCTGAAATACTAAATGTTAAGACATCttcaattataaaattgaaattagaaactgaattttttttctaaaattaacttcaattagaaaattgaaattattttcttagaaattattaagttgaaaattaaaaaaaatcaaagaaagacAAACATAATTTTCCCCCATTTTCTCAGTAACCAAACAAAGACAAGATAACCCAACCAGCAATTGAATTAGTTGCTGATGATGTGTTTAAACCACTCTCACACAGTTTCTTGGGTGGTTTCTGCAGGCTTTTTTACTTCCTTCTCAACTTTCCCTTCTTGGTGTCTGCCCCACAGGTAGCCATAGAGCCCTCCAACCAGCAACAGAGCTCCACATAGACTGCCCAAATTACaccaaaattcaaatatcaaaaagGGAATCAAAGTTTAATACAAAGCTTTCATGTAAAATAATACGACTCATTAACATCTCTACATGGAATaatgacatattttttataatttttttttttataaaaagtgcCTCTCGAATGATGTGATATATATAACTGTAATTCCATATTTTACAATCATTTTAGTGAGACTAATTTTTCCAATATAGACATCGACAGACCACGTCAGatcattttattcaaaaattttacacAAAACAATGGTCCAACTTGAATCATACAactttctctaatttttcctaCCCCGTCAAGTAATTTACTTGATTCCCCATCTTTACTCtgttatttgatcaatttatataattgtattaaaaataattgattgctaaaaataattttgtatttttaattatattttttccctATTACATAACAtctcatattttaaattactactacaatttcaaaaaataaaataatataaaaagaaaaattgaaaaataaatcatttgaagatcgaaaaataaacattaaaaatttttattttcttagaaaaaattaattctttatataaatatataaatattttagatCAAAAGTATAtgcatttaaaataaaaataaaaattatttacacatAAGTGTGGGTAGAGGATGAGTCCGAGGACTTAAGAATTCTGtttggaagaattttttttctgtaaaaataaaaaataaagcatgAGCAATGAGCATGATGGTGCAAGTTAACCTTCCCCAATGCAGGGATTCCTTCCACAAGACTGCAGATAAGAAAGCTGTAGTGAGAAGCGCCAATGGAGTGAACATAGCAAGAAACACGGGGCCCTTCTTGTTTATCACCCATATTCTCAACCAGTAAGTGATCCCTGTGAACACTACCCCCTGCGCATCATCCCCCTTTCCAATCAATTTCAAAGGAATCGGAATTCTAATTAATTCTGTGACGGGGGGTTATAGAAAAAGAGTACTTAATTGCAGGCCACTCTTACACAGTAGATGACTGAGAGAAGATTAATATCCCAGCCAAGCTTCCACGACGATATGTTTCTCTCCGCGGCCGCCGCCCAAACCATTGACTGTATGCAGCTGAAGAAGGTCTGCAACGCCGTCAGTCGCAATATTGCAGGATATTGTTTCGTTAGAGGAGCCTGGATTAAAACACCGTACAAGTCGTCGAGCCAACATTAAATCTTCAGCTACCAATGCTGAATATTTTCTAGTAAAAGCAACTCAGTATGCATCGAGTTGGTTGTAGTTCCAAGAGACATCATTTATTCATTGATTTTCAGTTGAAGAGATATATATGAATGAAGAGCTGCCCCTCCTTTAATAATTACACCTGAATAAGGGCGAACTAAAAGTCATGTTTCTTCGATGAAAGAGAGAGGAGAACCTGCATGATGATCCAAAAAGACCAAACAATGTTGGAAGTGACAGAGGCAATAGAGCCCTTTAGCCAGTCTCCTCTGGAGTAGTTGGAATCTGAATTATTAGATGGAGATGGCGCTGCTGATGAAAGCTCCTTGTGGCGGCTGCCCAGTGAATAAATTGGAGGGCCTTTAATCAAGATGAAGACCATGGCACCCCCAAGGCTCACTATGGAtcccacaagcttcgccactcCATGCCATTCCCTTATGGCAATGCTCTCCATCCTGCATgcaatatcatcatcatcatcatcatcatcatcatatatatcAGCCCACAAACATCACTCTCTCTAAGCATacacacactatatatatacaccttaAGAGGAGAGCCATGATGAAGGTAATGGCCGGAACAGTGTTGCTGATGGCCACCGTGAATGTCGCCGACGCATACTCCATCGACAGAGAGTCCAGATTTAAGCTCACTGTGATCCTGAAAAGAGTACGTTCTTCATGACATGATTAATTATGAAGCTAATTAAAGATATTAATTTAGCTGAAGATTTGCATACATATGTAACATTTAAATCAAGCCGAATTAATTAGCATTCATAAGTACGTACCCAAATAAAGAAACGAAGAAGATCTTGCAGAGCAAGTTGAATGACAGTGAGGCAGACTTGTGGCTGCAAATAGTTAAAGTTGGAAATTTGGCAGAATTTATCATCAAAAAAccaaaagaagagagaaaccaagctggaaatgaaataaattaccTCTCAAAGAAGATGGCGAATGGGGCCAAGACAACAAATGCAAAGGCTTGGCGATAGGCCACGAAAACGTAAGGGTTCATGCCCTTGGAAATGGCGGCCTTGGCAAACACTGACCTGCCGGCGTAGACGAACTGGATGAATAGGACTCCCAGATACGGCTTGTTGGTCTTCAACGAGGCCATCACTTGGCCTACTGGGCACTTTATCATTCTTGCCCTGTGTTTGGCCTTCCTTCAACTTCCATTTggaacatctatatatatagggCCACCAGGGTGGTGTTCTAGTGCAAGTAGCTAATCTATGGTGGGCTCCATGTGATCAAGTTTTGAATTCTAGGAGTCTTTacgctttttttatttttttacgtCTCGTGTGATTCCTTTGTATTTGAGAAGTGAAGTTACTAAAAATGTTATTAtagaaactttaaaaatatataattaaacttATAAACAGTACTTGGTATTGACtaattttgtgatttaattGAGTTCTTAGTCACATCTTGCTTAATTTTGTAGGTGAAGTAACAAGTTAGGCATGATCAATTAGTAATCGCaatgtcttttaattatctaatctcatccttttttaaaaaacaaaacataaatagGATAGGACTAACACTCCATGATTCCACATAGATTTATTACAAACACATTAATATTTACAACCAATAAcaacatataaaataatatattagctTTGCCATGCTTTTCTGTTATGTTTTTTGCTTTTATAATTGGCTTATTATATGTGGTAGAACAGTTACTTAGTGTGActgtttaattttcttttgcagGATGATATGTTTCCCTGCTTATTTTTCAACTCGTCTGAGtttcactttggtgcattttcCTCTTTCAGATGGCAGTTTTATATCACTGTAAATAAAAGCAAATTAGGCTACTTAAGTAACTGTTCTACCACATATATAAGCCAACCATAAACGCATGGAAACATATGATATATGTGGTAGAAAACATTTGCTTAGGGCAGTTTTATCTTTCAGAGACCAGTTTTATAACAAGTTAAGCTACCTAACTTGGCCCCAAATCCACATGGAAACATTATGTACGAAGAGTAATAAACCAAGAAAACTTAATTAGAACCACAAAGgttaataaatttcttttgcttcttataaaaaaaaaacggggggggggggggggggggggggggggggggatgcgtcgattaggaaaaaaaaatacaaattgtCAAGGGTTTTCACAATTCTCAATTCCTTTGCAATTGCTATAATTTGTACGCTCGCTCTTTCTCATTCAATTGAAGTTGAAATtagcaaagaaaagaaaaaaaaaacaaaaccaaagttTAAAACCATAAAAGTACACAATTTACTGTATCTTTGGTGATCTTGATGTGTCTTCTTTACATAAACGCATATTTCACGTGCTTAATCACATTTGAATATTACTATTTGCAAGTTTTCACCACTAAGGCATTGCAAATTAAGAATTTCCCATCAAGGGTAGAAGGTGGAATCTTTAGAATGAGATTGGATTTTGAGTCGGCTAATAGAATCAGTAGTGGGTGCATCATTGCGATCTTTACATGTAAAAGGCACCATGGGCTATATCTTTTGACAACTTCACAAGATAGGTGGAGTAGTTTATGAATCATGCACTGTATAAgtacttaaaaatttataaaatatatatttcgaTTACAAATTTTTAGAATGTGAAATGAAAAGAATATCTCGATTCATTGCTTGAGAGGACAACCTCGAGAAAGCcaacttaaatacaaaatagaGTAACTAAACCAACAATAACAACTAACTAAACCAAATAACAACTAACCAACAGCTACAACATacaataggaaataaaatatacaacaGCAACAAAATCGAACCGAAAAATACACACTAAATCTatactcccccttaagatgGACTATGAATATCAAGAAGAGCTATCTTGGCCAATAAATGAGATAGCCGAGGTGCTAGTAAAGGCTTGGTGAACATGTTAGCCAATTGATAAGCAGATCGAATAGGCAATAGTGAAAACACAAACTTGCAACTTTTCccaaacaaaatgacaatccaaCTCTATGTGCTTGGTGCACTCATGGAAAATCGAGTTGGATGCAATATGAACCACAACCtgattatcaaaaaataagagaacATGAGTTATAGGAGAAACTTGCAAATTGGTAAGAAGTTGATGCAGCCACACAACCTCACTGGTTGTAAAAGCAAGAGCCCTATACTTAGCCTCAACAAATGAGTGAGACACGAAGCTTTGCTTCGCCCTCCAAGAAATTAGAGAATCATTAAGGAAAATACAAAAGCTCGTAATGGAATGCCTAGTGTCCAGATAAGAACCCCAATTAGCATCTGAGAAGGTTCGGATCTGCAAAGAATAAGAAGTAGAAAAAAACGATCCTTGTCCAAGAGAGGCCTTAAGATATCTCAACAAATTATGTGCCGAATCAAGACAAGGCTTCCTAGGTTTAGAAATATATTGACTAAGCTTATGAACAGCAAATGTGATATCAAGGCAAGAGATAGTCAAATAACGCAACTGGCTAATAAATCGTCTATAGTTAGAAACATCCTCAAGTAAATCACCCTTGGTAGAACACAAATTGACACTAGGGATCATAGGAACCATAACTAATTAGctagataaaaaaaaactcgTATCCTCAAGAAGCTATAAGGTATAATGTCTCTGAGATAAGAAAATACCTTCAGTAGACTCAACAATCTCAAGACTAATGAAATACTGTAGACACCCAAGATCTTTAAGCTTGAATTGGTCATGAAGAAAAGCCTTAAGAGAGGCTATAGTAGTAGCATCTGAACCTGTTATTGTTAAgttcaagggtaagtaaataagattttgatgataacaaaaatatttttatgatataaatatattttttactcatgcaaaatataaatttattttgaattgaaaatggatacaaaaagtaaattgattttgaattaaagataggttgtctttagacatgtttccttagTTTGATCATTGATGTCTCAAAAAttcttgtttgaattttcatatcttgataaatgcatttcttactcatgcaaaaagtaaatttattttgaatt from Diospyros lotus cultivar Yz01 chromosome 8, ASM1463336v1, whole genome shotgun sequence carries:
- the LOC127808835 gene encoding WAT1-related protein At1g43650-like; amino-acid sequence: MIKCPVGQVMASLKTNKPYLGVLFIQFVYAGRSVFAKAAISKGMNPYVFVAYRQAFAFVVLAPFAIFFESHKSASLSFNLLCKIFFVSLFGITVSLNLDSLSMEYASATFTVAISNTVPAITFIMALLLRMESIAIREWHGVAKLVGSIVSLGGAMVFILIKGPPIYSLGSRHKELSSAAPSPSNNSDSNYSRGDWLKGSIASVTSNIVWSFWIIMQAPLTKQYPAILRLTALQTFFSCIQSMVWAAAAERNISSWKLGWDINLLSVIYCGVVFTGITYWLRIWVINKKGPVFLAMFTPLALLTTAFLSAVLWKESLHWGSLCGALLLVGGLYGYLWGRHQEGKVEKEVKKPAETTQETV